From Brassica oleracea var. oleracea cultivar TO1000 chromosome C3, BOL, whole genome shotgun sequence, a single genomic window includes:
- the LOC106331079 gene encoding uncharacterized protein LOC106331079: MATNFDKVMDLSPAKTTWKIKVKIIHLWRQYSAGDIDSIEMVLIDSNGVKIHASVMKDLVTKFDPFLSQGSSKIFINFSVGHSYSSYRTTKHPYKISFLETTHVRSCESPIEVSGFDPTYRDILDGSLNSDYLVDVIGQIVEVSPIEVVTVNGKDTNKISLELRNSNDERLQTVLWGVFATDVMEAIQMRRNHAIICVIRFGKINVWKDERSISNAYNVSDVSLNPPMVEVDDFIAVLPKDELVLPIVDPKPLSVGCGVSQKDDFFVHTPRKTISQLSDARDVEKCIVMCTIAAIDSDIGWYYLSCKVSAKKVLNVPNDFDEDGNDDDPIMFTYYCPKCKVSNPKLLPRYKLHLIVLDSTGNSKFLLFYNLAIQLLHQPCTELVGPNADEIEEPAAIPLALNNLIGKTYLFKVGIEGENYLYKHDTCIISKIITNHDIITEFQTIVYPKKPSVTYTCDNSILSDAPEGSVMVSDESSQECEPTDLTPAKRRGTLFDNLEAAVDQNSLTRSPRSTGIKKEKTEESG, translated from the exons ATGGCTACTAATTTTGACAAGGTTATGGACTTGAGTCCTGCGAAAACTACGTGGAAAATTAAGGTCAAGATAATTCATCTATGGAGACAATACTCTGCAGGCGATATTGACAGTATTGAGATGGTGTTAATTGATTCAAAT GGAGTGAAGATTCATGCATCTGTGATGAAGGACTTGGTTACTAAATTTGATCCATTTCTTTCGCAGGGTAGTTCTAAGATATTTATCAACTTCTCAGTGGGACACTCATATAGTTCGTACCGAACTACTAAACACCCATACAAGATTTCATTCCTTGAAACCACACATGTAAGAAGTTGCGAGTCTCCTATTGAGGTTTCCGGTTTTGATCCTACCTACCGTGATATACTTGATGGGTCACTCAATTCAGACTACTTGGTTG ATGTCATTGGGCAAATTGTTGAAGTATCCCCAATTGAAGTTGTCACCGTCAATGGGAAAGACACAAACAAGATTTCCTTAGAACTAAGAAATTCTAA TGACGAACGTCTACAGACGGTTTTGTGGGGTGTTTTTGCAACGGATGTTATGGAAGCTATCCAAATGCGTAGGAACCATGCTATAATCTGTGTCATCAGATTTGGGAAGATAAATGTTTGGAAAG ATGAGCGCAGCATATCCAATGCATACAATGTCTCTGATGTCTCACTTAATCCACCTATGGTGGAAGTTGATGATTTTATTGCAGT GTTACCGAAGGACGAATTGGTTTTACCAATTGTCGATCCTAAACCATTGTCTGTTGGCTGTGGTGTTTCTCAAAAGGATGATTTTTTTGTCCACACACCAAGGAAAACCATATCTCAATTGTCTGACGCTAGAGAT GTTGAGAAGTGTATTGTGATGTGCACCATTGCAGCCATTGATTCTGATATAGGATGGTATTATTTAAGTTGCAAAGTGAGTGCAAAGAAGGTTTTGAATGTGCCTAATGACTTTGATGAAGATGGGAATGACGATGATCCCATAATGTTCACATACTATTGTCCTAAATGCAAAGTTTCGAATCCCAAGCTTCTACCTAG GTACAAGCTGCATTTGATTGTTTTAGACAGTACTGGAAATTCAAAATTCCTCTTATTCTACAATCTTGCTATTCAGCTACTTCATCAGCCTTGCACTGAACTGGTTGGACCCAATGCTGATGAG ATTGAGGAACCGGCTGCTATACCTCTTGCCCTTAACAATTTGATTGGAAAGACTTATTTGTTCAAGGTTGGTATTGAAGGAGAAAATTATCTCTATAAGCATGACACTTGCATAATCAGTAAGATTATCACCAACCATGATATAATTACTGAGTTCCAAACAATCGTCTATCCAAAG AAACCAAGTGTAACCTATACGTGCGACAACTCCATCCTCTCTGATGCACCAGAG GGTTCCGTCATGGTTTCTGATGAGTCATCTCAAGAATGTGAACCAACTGATCTCACTCCCGCAAAACGCAGAGGAACGCTCTTTGATAACTTGGAGGCAGCAGTTGATCAGAATTCTTTAACAAGGTCTCCACGTAGTACTGGAATCAAGAAGGAAAAGACCGAGGAAAGTGGCTAA
- the LOC106334810 gene encoding glutamate receptor 3.2-like produces MSCVLVLLSFIVLSGDGIISEGASRPHVVNVGAIFGLNTLHGKVANIAMKAAEDDVNSDPSFLGGSKLRILMNDAKRSGFLSIIGALKFMETDAVAIIGPQTSIMAHVLSYIANELKVPMLSFTALDPSLSPLQFPFFVQTAPSDLFLMSAIAEMITYYGWSDVVALYNDDDNSRNGIASLGDELEGRRCKISYKAVLPLDVVITSPREIINELTKIQGMESRVIIVHTFPKTGRMIFEEAKKLGMMEQGYVWIATTWLTSLLDSYSPLPPKKIEAIRGVLTLRIHTRESRKRRDFGARWNKLSNGTVGLNVYGLYAYDTVWIIARAVKSLLDSEANITFSSNSKLTSLKGGTLNLGALSIFDQGPQFLEFIVKTKMSGVTGPVQFLPDRSMLQPAYDIINIVGDGFKQIGYWSNHSGLSVIPPESLYSKPPNRSSSNQHLYNVTWPGGTSETPRGWVLPNNGRRLRIGVPNRASFKDFVSSVNGSKKVDGYSIDVFEAAIKLLPYPVAHEFVLFGDGLKNPNYNELVNNVSTGVFDAVVGDIAIVKRRIRIVDFTQPYIESGLVVVAAVTKLNDTPWAFLRPFTPPMWAVTAAFFLIIGLVIWVLEHRINDEFRGPPRRQVVTILWFTFSTIFFSHRENTVSTLGRVVLLIWLFVVLIITSSYTASLTSILTVQQLNSPIKGVDTLMSSSERVGFQVGSYAENYMIDELNIARSRLVALGSPKEYATALQNGTVSAIVDERPYVDLFLSEFCGFAIRGQAFTRSGWGFAFPRDSPLAVDMSTAILGLSETGQLQKIREKWLSKSNCSNLNGSHSDDDQEQLGLHSFWGLFLMCGVACFIALLIYFFKIVRDFCNDHKPVEVPSPESSHSNTLHTFLAYFDEKEDKTKRRLKRKRDHDLSVKFPRPMHNNLPHEYRSKKRRF; encoded by the exons ATGTCTTGCGTTTTGGTTCTGTTGAGCTTCATTGTTCTTAGCGGTGATGGGATCATTTCAGAGGGAGCTTCAAGGCCTCATGTTGTTAATGTTGGAGCAATCTTCGGATTGAACACTTTACATGGTAAAGTTGCAAATATCGCCATGAAAGCTGCAGAGGACGATGTGAACTCCGACCCCAGCTTCCTTGGGGGATCGAAGTTGCGTATTTTGATGAACGATGCTAAACGCAGCGGATTCCTCAGCATCATAGGAG CGTTGAAATTCATGGAGACTGATGCTGTGGCTATAATTGGTCCTCAGACATCGATTATGGCTCATGTTCTGTCTTACATTGCAAATGAGCTTAAAGTACCTATGTTGTCATTCACAGCTCTAGACCCTAGTCTCTCGCCACTTCAGTTCCCCTTCTTTGTCCAAACAGCACCTAGCGATCTCTTTCTGATGAGTGCCATTGCGGAAATGATCACTTACTACGGTTGGTCAGACGTGGTTGCATTGTACAACGACGATGATAACAGCAGAAACGGTATAGCATCTTTAGGCGACGAGCTTGAAGGAAGACGCTGCAAGATCTCTTACAAGGCGGTGCTTCCTCTGGATGTTGTGATCACAAGTCCTCGTGAGATCATAAATGAGTTAACCAAGATTCAAGGGATGGAGTCTCGTGTAATCATTGTGCACACGTTCCCTAAAACAGGTAGAATGATCTTTGAGGAAGCCAAGAAGCTTGGCATGATGGAGCAAGGCTATGTCTGGATAGCTACAACATGGTTGACTTCTCTGTTGGATTCATATAGCCCTTTACCTCCCAAGAAGATTGAAGCCATTAGAGGGGTGCTCACTCTTCGTATCCACACTCGAGAATCAAGAAAGAGAAGAGACTTTGGGGCACGGTGGAACAAGTTGAGTAATGGAACTGTGGGATTAAACGTTTATGGACTCTATGCATATGACACTGTTTGGATCATTGCTAGAGCTGTTAAGAGTCTTCTTGATAGTGAAGCAAACATTACCTTCTCCAGCAACTCTAAGTTAACAAGCTTGAAGGGAGGAACACTTAATCTAGGTGCATTGAGCATATTCGATCAGGGACCACAGTTTCTTGAATTTATTGTGAAGACAAAGATGTCTGGTGTCACAGGTCCAGTACAGTTTCTTCCAGACAGATCAATGCTTCAGCCTGCTTATGACATTATAAATATTGTCGGTGACGGGTTTAAGCAGATAGGTTACTGGTCTAACCATTCTGGTCTCTCTGTTATACCTCCTGAGTCACTATACAGCAAGCCTCCAAACCGTTCTAGCTCAAACCAACATTTGTACAATGTGACTTGGCCTGGTGGGACGTCTGAGACGCCTCGTGGATGGGTGTTACCTAACAACGGGAGGAGATTGAGAATTGGTGTACCTAATAGAGCAAGCTTCAAGGACTTTGTGTCAAGTGTTAATGGAAGCAAAAAAGTGGATGGGTACTCCATTGATGTCTTTGAAGCTGCTATAAAACTGCTTCCCTATCCGGTCGCTCATGAGTTTGTCCTTTTTGGAGATGGTCTCAAGAACCCAAACTACAATGAACTTGTCAACAATGTCTCTACAGGG GTGTTTGATGCTGTGGTAGGTGACATAGCCATTGTTAAGAGACGAATAAGGATTGTAGACTTCACTCAGCCATACATAGAGTCAGGGCTTGTAGTGGTTGCTGCTGTCACAAAGCTAAATGATACTCCTTGGGCGTTCTTGAGACCTTTTACTCCTCCTATGTGGGCTGTAACAGCAGCTTTTTTCCTCATCATTGGATTAGTAATATGGGTTCTTGAACATAGGATCAATGATGAGTTCCGTGGACCGCCAAGGAGACAAGTTGTTACAATACTCTG GTTCACCTTCTCGACCATCTTTTTCTCCCACA GAGAGAATACAGTGAGCACACTCGGTCGTGTTGTGTTGCTCATCTGGCTTTTTGTGGTTTTGATCATCACCTCAAGCTACACAGCTAGTCTTACATCGATTCTTACAGTGCAACAGCTTAACTCACCGATCAAAGGAGTAGACACACTCATGAGCAGCAGTGAACGTGTTGGGTTTCAGGTAGGTTCTTATGCTGAAAACTACATGATTGATGAGCTTAACATCGCCAGGTCCAGACTTGTGGCACTTGGCTCTCCAAAAGAATACGCTACAGCTCTTCAAAACGGAACTGTCTCTGCTATTGTTGATGAACGTCCTTACGTTGATCTCTTCCTCTCTGAGTTTTGTGGGTTCGCCATTAGAGGCCAAGCGTTCACCAGAAGTGGCTGGGGATTT GCATTCCCAAGAGACTCTCCGTTAGCTGTTGACATGTCAACAGCGATCTTAGGTCTGTCTGAAACAGGACAGCTTCAAAAGATACGTGAAAAGTGGCTTTCGAAATCTAACTGTAGTAATCTGAATGGTTCACACTCAGATGATGATCAAGAACAGCTTGGTCTCCATAGCTTCTGGGGGCTATTCCTTATGTGTGGGGTTGCTTGTTTCATCGCTCTTCTTATCTACTTCTTCAAGATAGTCCGAGACTTTTGCAACGACCACAAGCCTGTGGAAGTACCTTCGCCAGAAAGCTCGCATTCTAACACATTGCATACGTTTCTTGCTTACTTTGACGAGAAGGAAGACAAAACCAAGAGAAGGTTGAAGCGTAAACGGGATCATGATCTCTCTGTAAAGTTTCCTAGACCAAT GCATAACAACTTACCTCATGAGTATAGAAGTAAGAAAAGGAGATTTTGA
- the LOC106334811 gene encoding cystine lyase CORI3-like, whose protein sequence is MANNESVDWQFSGSDEGKAASEASLSTYTSKLFALCDPQGKPILPPRGETAETSHTAERAVVKAVLFGTGNAYAPSIGLPAAKRAVADYLNRDLPKKLSPDDVFMTVGCKQAIELAVDTLAKPNANILLPKPGYPSNLIRSIFKHLEVRNYEFLREKKYEIDLDSVRAAADENTFAIFIINPHNPNGNTYSEAHLKQLAVLARELGIMVVSDEVFRWSVFGSNPFVPMGKFSSIVPVVTLGSISKGWSVPGWRTGWIALHDLDGVFKSKNVLAAIKQFLDLNSKPPTVIQAAIPTILEKTGKDFFQRRQCFLKVATEFAYYKLKSIPSLTCYMKPEACTFFWTELNLSCFVDIEDDEDFCEKLAIEENLVLLPGIAFTLENWVRHSIDMHMPTLEDAFDRLKSFCDRHSISGETPFKVVNGVNEAPLKAVNGVN, encoded by the exons ATGGCGAACAATGAAAGCGTTGATTGGCAGTTCAGTGGCAGCGATGAGGGCAAGGCCGCCTCAGAAGCCTCACTAAGCACTTACACCTCTAAACTCTTTGCTCTGTGCGATCCTCAAGGAAAGCCCATTTTGCCTCCACGAGGTGAAACTGCCGAGACTAGCCACACCGCTGAAAGGGCTGTTGTTAAAGCCGTCCTATTCGGCACTGGAAACGCCTATGCTCCCAGTATTGGCCTTCCGGCGGCCAAAAG GGCAGTAGCAGATTACCTAAACAGAGATCTTCCGAAGAAACTGTCACCTGATGACGTGTTTATGACCGTTGGATGCAAACAAGCCATCGAGCTTGCTGTTGATACATTGGCTAAACCAAATGCCAACATCTTGCTTCCCAAGCCAGGCTACCCAAGTAACTTAATCCGTTCCATCTTCAAGCACCTTGAGGTCCGCAATTACGAATTTCTTCGCGAAAAGAAGTATGAGATTGACCTTGACAGCGTCAGAGCGGCAGCGGATGAGAACACATTCGCAATATTTATAATAAACCCGCACAATCCCAACGGGAACACCTACTCTGAAGCTCATCTCAAGCAG CTCGCTGTGTTGGCTCGAGAACTCGGGATAATGGTTGTTTCTGACGAAGTTTTTCGTTGGTCGGTGTTTGGGAGTAATCCCTTCGTTCCCATGGGCAAATTTTCGTCCATTGTACCGGTGGTTACACTCGGGTCCATATCGAAGGGATGGTCTGTCCCTGGATGGCGAACTGGCTGGATCGCGCTTCACGACCTAGATGGTGTCTTTAAATCCAAAAAT GTTTTAGCTGCTATAAAACAGTTCCTTGATCTAAATTCTAAACCACCAACTGTTATCCAG GCGGCCATTCCCACCATCTTGGAGAAAACTGGTAAAGATTTCTTCCAAAGAAGGCAGTGCTTTCTGAAAGTTGCAACCGAGTTTGCATATTATAAGCTCAAGAGCATACCTTCCCTCACCTGCTACATGAAACCTGAAGCATGCACCTTCTTTTGG ACCGAGCTGAACTTGTCATGCTTTGTGGACATTGAAGATGATGAAGACTTCTGTGAAAAATTAGCTATTGAGGAAAACCTCGTCCTTTTACCTG GGATTGCTTTTACTCTGGAGAACTGGGTGAGGCATTCTATTGACATGCATATGCCAACTTTGGAGGATGCATTTGATAGATTGAAGAGCTTTTGTGATCGCCACTCCATTTCAGGTGAAACTCCATTCAAAGTTGTCAATGGTGTCAACGAAGCTCCACTCAAAGCTGTCAATGGTGTCAACTAA